TGAAGATTGGGAGTATAATCGTCTCGGTTAGCGGAGTAGTCCCAACACCATTCATTGAGATTGCCACTCATATCGTAAATGCCCAGTTCGTTGGGTAATTTACTTCCCCTTCTGTTTACGCCCCACCCTGAGTTCTTGCCATACACTGCAACGTCATCCACATTGTTCCCTCCACTATATACATACTTATGCCCCTTCTCCCCTCCAGCAGCAGCATACATCCATTCCGCTTCGGTGGGAAGTCTATAACCATTAGCATTCCAATCTACATGCACTTCCCATTTGTTTGGTTCATCATCATTTGGCCCAACTCGACCTCGATCATAGATTGTGTATACTGCCTGCAATCGGTCTTTTTTACTTAGCCAGTTGCAATAGGCAATGGCGTCATCCCATGTAATTGCTCCTGCAGGATAATTGGCATATTCAGTAGTATACAATTCATTATTGAATAAGTAAAATACATCCGTAACAATAGATGTGTCCGGATATACGAACTCTGGATCAGGATGAAACACGCCACCTCTGCCCAGTAAGCAACGAGACACGTAGTCTGTATCTGATAAGAATTCAATGTAATCTGACAAGCTTACCTCATATCTGCCTATCAAGAAATCTGATACGGTTACCTGTGTAGCTGGTATTGGCATAGTATCAATCTTTTCCCCATTTATGTAATCGTATGATTTCGCTTGTAGTTCAAATGCTCCACCCTTAACGAAAACCATATCAACAACATCAGTGGACAGGGAGTTTTCCTGCTGCTTGCATGAGAATGCTAATAACAAGATGTAAAGCAAGCACAATAATTGTGCTGCCAATTGCAGTGAGGATCTATTTGAAATTTTTGTGGTTGTCATTATATGCTTCTCCATAACGAATTTAGTTTTGGGTAATATCCATATAGCTTCTGATACTTATAATTGCCCAGTGAGCTAGACTGATTTGCAGCCTTAACGATCATTGTTCATGACCTGTTTTACTGGTTCAATGTAGGTTTTTATCCATCTAAGCAGCTTAATTTTACTTACTTCATTCTCGTAAAACCACTGCACCCGTTGTATCCGATAAACTTTCCAACCAACCCTTTCCAGTACCATCTGATTCTCTATCTTATTAAGAAGCTCCGATCCTTCTCTATGTGCGTCGATGTTGTCAGAACCTAATAGAGACTCGTAACCATCACATTGAATAGCTAGAGTTTTTTCATTATTAAGAATGGCAATATCTATACTGTACTTACCGAGTTTATAACCTGGGAAAAGGCAGTTTCGATATCCAGAATCATAGAGGAACCTACATATTTGATTGCCAAAATCACCTAGGTTGTTATCTAGCTTCTCCATTATTGATTCTATGCTGTCACGATTTATCTCATAAACTGGCTTGATGTTATGGTAATAATCCAGTATCCGTTTTCTCCAGCAATCAGTTTGCATCAGAGGAACCGTATCCAAGCTTATGCTGTGAAACAAGACAGATTTAAACATGGCTCGACTCGAAGCTACATTAAATATCCTCATATACTCTTCACTACTGATTTTGGGAAGCACTCTGTGTGAAACTGTACTGTCTTCGTTCAATACAGCACTACTAGTTGTGATTGTCATTATCACGATATCACGTTCATCTCCTTGGAATTCTCTGGATGTCCCTATCACCAGTTCAATCTCCTCTTCGTGCTGTTTAATTAACTCGCTTTGAGACATTCGATTAATTAGCGCCTTTTGATGCTTTGTATTTGAACTATCCAATGTTAAGATTCCGATTGTTGGATACTTTGAGTTTTCTGGAACATTGGCAAGTAGCAGCTCGATATACTTAACTGCTTCCTCTACAAGTTTTGGTCTACTATCGTCTTTAGTATGTTCATCAATATAGAAGGTTTCTACAGGATTTCCGTAAGGATAGTCCGCGCAAGAACGAAGGGGGATAATTTCGTTGTTGTAAATCCATTTGTTAGAGAATCCGATAATTTCTGGAAGGCATCGGAAATGCTCAAACAAAGTGATTATGTTCGGATACAACACAGAGCAGATTGAGTATATGCTATTAGATTTGTTTGTTACATTGAATTGCTCTTTATAGTCGTGCTTTGGCAAGTGTAAATCTAGCAAATGACTTACCTTTTTGATTGGAAATTTCGATGAGTCGATAGCGACAGCAGTCTGGTTTTCATCTCCAACAATGATCAACTTGGCGCATCTAAATGCGACATTAAAGGCACTAAAGTCGCATTGGCTAGCTTCATCAATTATCATCAAATCAAACTGGCTGGGAGTTGTATCTTGAAAGAAGGTTATTGCATCTGAAAGAGTCATGATCCAGATCGGAACTGCATTCTTTGCTTTTTCCATATTCCTTATGGCTGAGGCCAAGTTTTTCGCCGTGTTTTTCCCATATCCTTTTCCGATGTTTGTTAGATCATTTAACCATGCGTTAAGAGCAGATTTTTGATAGTCTGATATGCTCTTAGACTTAAGATACCAAGCATTGTATGCCACAAGTTCTGAAGTCTTTTTCATTATTTCTTTGCGCAATTTGTGTAAATTTAAAATCGAGTTTTCTATGTTTCCAATTGACTCACTGCAGGAAACAAGGATTGATCTCAACCTGGCTAAAAACATGCACGAGGCTATTTCATTAAGTTCGTTGAGCTGTTCATTTTCTACTAACTGGAGATGTATGTGTGCAGCTGTATCTGGCAATAAGTTATGCATTTCATAGTAGGCTTTACGGTAAATGAGCAGTTTGGGATGCAGCTTCATAAAAGCGATGTAATCTGCATAATGGCTGTTGTATTCATCAGAATCAGTAGCAATTATTGACTCTGCCATAGATCTCATGACCGGATGAGTATTGTTGTATGTCCGATACTCATTAGCATATCCTGCTAGAGTATCCATAAGCTCGCAGTATTCTGCGTATCGCTTCAAGCCCATGAGATGCTTAACATAA
The DNA window shown above is from Candidatus Cloacimonadota bacterium and carries:
- a CDS encoding formylglycine-generating enzyme family protein, translating into MTTTKISNRSSLQLAAQLLCLLYILLLAFSCKQQENSLSTDVVDMVFVKGGAFELQAKSYDYINGEKIDTMPIPATQVTVSDFLIGRYEVSLSDYIEFLSDTDYVSRCLLGRGGVFHPDPEFVYPDTSIVTDVFYLFNNELYTTEYANYPAGAITWDDAIAYCNWLSKKDRLQAVYTIYDRGRVGPNDDEPNKWEVHVDWNANGYRLPTEAEWMYAAAGGEKGHKYVYSGGNNVDDVAVYGKNSGWGVNRRGSKLPNELGIYDMSGNLNEWCWDYSANRDDYTPNLQDPKGPESGTNRVFRGGAWNDDEYSCRLTVRFSKSPLSGHFYDGFRICRNAQN